A region of the Conger conger chromosome 6, fConCon1.1, whole genome shotgun sequence genome:
gcccccccccccccccccaaactatGATGTACGCCCACATcagcccaccccccaccaccatccCTGCTATCGGCAAATCttatttgttatttgcattCTATTTAAATATAGGTGGAGAGAGCATTGTCCACTTTGTTGGAAATGTGACTGAATAGCATGCACTAGAAAGTTATTGTCAATCTCGATCAGTCCATTTCACCAAACAAGACATTTGCACatattgttttcttattttacatTATGACGAAGGTGACATTACATTCCAATCACTTAGCAGAGGCTCTTGAAAAGAGGAAAGTGAAGAAATTATGAAGtcgatggtggtggtgatgataaTTAAATGTATGGCAGCTGCCCATTGAAGCTCTCTGCGGCAGGCCTTATTGCCAAACTGTAATAAGGTGTACTTATGTCATTTCTCTaccttaaatatatatatatatatatatatatatatatatatatatatataagctgTTAAATGTTGATTGATGAATACCAGTATGGAAGCATGTTCCGTCATCATAGTTTGTAACTCCAAATCAATGgatcatttcaatagattttagtTTATTGTCTCATAACGTGATCAGCACTGCTTCCATAAAAGGGACTGCTTGCAGGATGATTTGcagacagtctgtgtgtgtgtgtgtgtgtgtgtgtgtgtgtgtgtgtgtgtgtgtgtgtgtatctggaaCCAGTATAGATAAAGATAATAGAGAAAGTATTGTGAGGTAAAACAAGATGCTACCCTTGAAACCTGACAGTCATATGGCTCTTGGCCTGACATAGCATGTCCATGAAttaacaagtaaaactttgaaAGCAAtgtcaaatttaaaataaataactgataACTAGTACTGATTTTGGATCTCATTCGGTGTATGTTTTTACTTGTCACCTGTCAGAATTATAAATCTCATTTTCACAAACCAGTGATTAtttgcttctttaaaaaaaaatgttttaagattTTGACCTGGCCCTTCTTTAGGCTATatccaacaccaaattgtattCTTCATCGTCCGCTGGTTTTAGTAGGCCGATTTCCAGCTACTCAGTGAATGTTACGGACCTTTCTGGAAAAATGATAATAGAGAGCTGTGCTACATTCGTTCCCAGCTCTCCTGACCAATCAGTCATAATTCCGAAGTTTACATCTTGAAGGATTTTTAATAGcatattttaatgcaaatacaGAATGGGGGATCAATGCGAAACAGGCTAAgcatttgtgttctgtagagtaatCCATGATGTTACAGCAAAAGCAGTTCTATGGAACCGTCCAGAAAATTAAAACATCCTTCAAAAAACAATTTAATCAATTTAGTATCAACATTTCATATGAAACATTTATtacacatatataaataaaacacagagaAAGAATAGTAACATCACAGGGCAGCGTGTTGTGCGGTGTGTAGGCTGAACGCGTTGGCATGCGAGTGGCCGATGAAGTTAATATAGTGATGGTCTAGTCCTTGCACAGGCGACAAGTAACTGGCGTGTTGCTGCGTTTGCGCGGAGAGGGGAACCTGTGGGTAAGCGATGGTGGGGCTGCGCGCAGAGCTGTGCCAGGAGTAGTGTGCCGGCGGACTCTGCTGGAAGACGGAGTCGGTTGGGCTGTGGCTTTGGTATTCCGAAGCGGAGTGCAACTGGCACAAGTAGTCTGTGGGGTCTGGTAAACCACTTATTGAACCAAACACGGGCTCGGTGACGACACGGGATTTGGACTGTAAAAATGCGAGGATCCTCGCGTATTTGGTATCCTTTGTTTCCATCCTTTCCACTGTGGTAAGATAGTGCACCAGGTTCTTCATACATTCGTGGTAGCCATAGTGAAAATAATTCGCAAATTCTGCCAGCAGTTCTCCTGAAAGAAGCAAAAATATGACCAGGTTTACAAAAGCATACTCGGCCTTACCCGTTTATCACGAAATGGTATTATGTGAAAACTTCATGTCCCAAAGAAAGTTAACTCGGGAGGAATTCATGTTTcatgtgtacattttttataaCATGCTATTATCGATAATATTGAAAACTATGACGACAGTAGGCTACGTTATGAAGTCTCGGAATAAAATATAGGCCATCGGAAGGAGTCCCAAATAGCCTACCAGCGCAATAGCCTAAAAACGTCATACGGTGTCAAAATGAGTTAAcccaaaatatgaaaatgccAATCGTCGCATAATGTTTTAGTGGTCAAGTAAGCTTGTTTGGTGAAGCTTATTAAAATGTTCCCGTCAACTGGCCAGTGGCATGTTACGCGCTGGTATAAGAAGTAAGTAGTGAAAAGAGATGCGCACCCTTTTCTCTGCCTCGCGGGAAGTCCGCTGAGTGGAGTGCGCGCAGATACTGAACAGTCATCTCCAGAATCTCCGCCTTCTCCAGCTTTCCAGAATTCTAAGATTCATGacaaaatgaaaagttaatttgtttaattaaattataaatCAGACCAATCCATGAGAAttaagaataaaacaaaaaacctttcTTTGTTATATAGGCCTACCCGCCATTACCCGTATACATATGGCGGTTAGCAAAATTGCTTTCCAGTTGTTCGAAATACGTCTGAAATAACTATATCAGAGATAACATTGAATGCAATTTAACAATAATCCCATTGCAAGTACATCTAAATGCATAGACATATAGCTATAGACGTCCTTAAACCAGATGACAGGGAGTAAAGGCTgtacaaactgaaaaaaatcagTGGGTGTCAATACCTGTTTTGCAAGAGCCATTGGTACCGTTTTGCCCAGCTCATTCAGACACCGGTTGATTCGATCCCTTCGTCGTTTCTCTATCACTTTGTGAGAGACCGGAGTTCTctggaaatataaatatagaataaATGCGAGAATATAAGTCAAAGTCAGTCATTTCgaagcacaaacacaagtaaCCCACATTCGGTCCTTTCCCCTTTTTTGCTATTGCACAGATTCGCATTTAGTAGCGGAAAACAAATAGTAACTAAATATTAGTAGAATATTACGATATCTGAAATTGGATTGACAAATAGCCAATCCTGTGTACAGTATAGCATTATATGACAAGAAGAAGTTTTGCCAATGGAGAGCTACACCTGAGCGCAAATACTTTAACGCAAACATTTAAAGGACTCATGCACCCAGTTACCTACACCTGCGCCAAAGAACGCGACACAAAACGTGGACATCAGGTCATATGATGAAAACAAATTAACAGTCACAGTCCTCGCATTTATATAATGCCTCTGTTGGTTTTACTATTTGAATAACTGCGCCGGCCCTTTAAAGCGCGCTAGGCGGAGTGCACCAATGTATACAGCtgttatatttgtttttcccaGTTAAATGcctttaaaatacacatttaaaacatatGTGTTGTTAACTGGAATTAAGAAAACGTGGAAAACAAGGTCACTGGTCAAAGACTATAAAAGATATCCCTACGAGCGCGGTTGGAGAGTGCATACCTTGCGTTCCTTATGCTTGGATGCCATCGTTTGCTGGAGATGTTTGATaatgcagaaaaatatataGGCTATATCGCAACAAGGAGACACTAATAATGTATGTTCTGAAACAGACTGGACGGTCTGGGGTTGGTGACTGAACGTTGCTCCTTATAAAGCGGTCATTTAGGGGGCTCGTGCATTCATGGCCTAAATTATTCCATAGGATTAAAGGAGAGCTTTTGGTAAATGTGTGCGTTTAGGATCAGTAAAAGAAATAGTAAAACATCTGAAGCCATGGGCTAGCAGGGGGGCAGACCTGCTTTGTTAATCCACGTGGCTGTTCAAAAGACACGTGATTACTTTTAGAATATTATTTGCATAGTAACAACCCAGGCGGGAAATGTGAACTGAGCGTTGAGTCAGCCTGATCCGCCCGGAGCGCAGTGCGCGCAGGAAAACAAAGCAGGACAAAAAGAACTCTCTTTCTTCCAGCTCGCGTTTCTCACACGATCGCCTGTTTACAAATCCCAGCAAGCGATCCTAACTTCTATCCAAGCTCTGTCTGAGTTTTAAGGCCTGTCCAGTGTCATTAAAGTAATTAAGTAAGCCTTTAATAGGCTGTTCCGCCAAGTTCAAGGGAGATCTTTTGGAGATGGAGTCCCCCCGTTTGTTCCCAGCGTTTCTCACACGACTTGGTGACACGTCCATCTTTTATGAGAGATGGCAAGCTTTTTGTTTACATTCTTTATTTGTTAGAGACCTCGGCAGGTGTGGGATTGGGCCTGGCACACGAGTCTCGCCTCCGTCCAGGCCAGCGGCTCCAGCCGTCTTTGGCACACGAGGGGTACCACCACTGGATTCTCCTCGGAGAGGCTCAATTTGTATCCTATTATCCTATAAGAAAATGTCTATAGAAATGAGTGAATAGTTTCATTGGCCTAAATTTTAATAATGCtgtgaaaagaaagagagaaataaagaggaATGCAGCTGGTCCAAACGTGCATTATTCAGCGTCACCTGCAAGAGGAGTCGCCTGGAGACCCCTATTCATTTCTCTAATTTCGGTCAACTTAACAAACTTTGGGAGATATTATTGTGGCATTGTTGTGAAGGGTAAAGCTTTCTGATCGAATTAACAGCATGTTTTGATCCGGTAAATGTcattagaaagaaagaaacaatcgCGTTTAAAGGGGTCTGGGTAATGCGCCAAGTGGAGACGCCAAAGCGCAAACTTCACAAAGGGGGCAAGTAAATGCCACAGGGAACTTTTGTACCCACACATCGCTTAAGTTTTCCCCAACAAAGGGCATTATTTTATACTTGAATACATTTCATACAACAATTGCCTATTTTCTTCAAACATATTTTCACAGCAAGGTTAACAACAGGTTTATTGTGTCCGCCCCGTCTCACAGTTTCAGACTTGGTTTTCATGCGCCAAAACGGTTTGCtcgtctgctggttttcattgggGACGTTTTAATCTTTAAAGATTCGCCGTGTTTTAATATAACAGTTCGTGTGTGCAATGTCaagagaaaagaaataaaagatgagaagattttttttctcggCATAAAGGCTCGCGGGACATCTATGGGGAGTTTTAACAGCACAGAAAGAAAAGCGCCACTGAACTCGACAAAAGCCTTAAATCCCATTACTTTTATTGTTGCATTTACCACATGTTTTTATAACAAACGAGCTTTAGAAATCACAGAACAAACTGTCTTACGACTTTTTCAGTTTCTTAAGTTTTGAAGTGTGACTGTTTCTTGTGGTAAATTTTAAAGCGAAATAGTTGTAGCCAGTATTAAGTCATGCGTCGGCGGTATTGTTGAATGTTACAACGCTTTACACTTGACATAttctttttcacatttacaAGTGTGCgaaagtttttaaaaattattatttcttaattttttacttttttatttaagtgTAAGAAAATAAGCATTTGGAATGTTTATTTGGGAGTACAACGTTCAAAATGTATGATATCTTTGTTAATGGATCTCTGACTAGCTGTTTTGTATGACCCACTTATCACATATAATTTGCAGGCGCACCAACAGGGATCCATTCGTCTGTTGTAGCCTACTTCGTTATAAAGAGTTAAGCTTACGAAATGTCGTCATTATGACGTTATTATACCTTTGTCATTACTTATTTTAACCGTCTTATTGATAACAATCTATATCTGTAATTGGGagcaaataaaacactgcaacATAATTAATATGGCCTATGCTTCCCTGTATATTTGTAGTAATTAATttaacaaaccaaaaatattgtCATTACGTGTTTATGTGAGATCGTTTTTGAAATAAATCTTTTCAAAATATAAGTTATTTAAGAAACCTTAGTGAGCTCCGAAAACAATTAATATGATTCATTAAGCAATATTACGTGTTCTTGACACATAATTATTACGCATCAGTATGTAAAGGAATTATAATTGTGACTTCAAAAACttgacagtgtggtttgaaaaatgttttcatttctttcttttgtttctttattcatttttggctgtttcTAAACAAAAAGTACACGTTATACAAATAGTTGTGAGTATGGTTGCAGTTCTGATTTAGAGAATGTTGAGAAatactatttttattatttgtgaaTGTTTATTTGGATCTTTTCAATATATGTACCAAGATACAACTACTGTCAAATTCAAATCTGATTGACTCTATGAggaattttgtttaattttattctattttatttagaaTTGAATGCTTTGCTATAATGTTGGGTAAATTATTCTAAATATCAAGATGGAAAAGTAGTGGGAAAAGAAAAGATTGTCTACCTGCGGGCTTAATGAGGCTGCTGTAAGAGGCGACCCCTGTGAATGAGAATTATAATGGACAGACGCGTCAACAACGCAGTCATGCCCGTCGCCTTGATTACACACGTACAGTTTCCTATAACTTACGTAAACAGATTGATGCTAACCACAGATAAAAGAAAACGCACGCTCACGGTGAACCAATCTTCATATTTCTACCACGAGAAAGTAATGCTTGCTATATCGTGTGAACTGATTCTCGCTTTACTCATAAGTCAAAAGTAGAGGCGAATGTTTCTTGTATTTACTGACTGTTTTATTGTAATCGAGACTGAAATATACCAGCCAAGGATGCGTATGCCATTGGTAATTTGCATTCAGTTAAATATTTGCCTAATGGGTAATAGCCTACTGAAGTATAAGGGGAAGATTAGGCGacataacacaaaatgtttttttacaagGTCTGTTATGACCAGTAGTTTGGCCGTTTTATCAACATTTTTTCAAGAATGCTGATTATAAGAGCGGGGATTTTGTGAATGCTCTTTAGTAGGCCTCCTGGTGCATAAACCTGTCCTTCGCTTGTATATTCAGGCTTTGCGCTCCGATTGTTTTCTGTGGTTGCCTTTAGTCTATGCACGACAATACCATCAGGACGCAGACTATTTAACAgccattaattcattaattaaatgcCATTAACATAAGCGCCACCTCGTGGTTGTTTTACGTTCGAGACATTTACGTCATAAGCTCTTACAACTTCTACTTTTACATGTAAGCGTAACAAACCACCTACATTTtatgcaaattattttaataaaccgGAGTACATTGAATTGTgtgcaaatggaaaaaaaacaagctaacATTTGGTTGTAAAAACATAACGCTATAAGTATGTTTTATAAACTTAATTTCCTGCCATTATCATATTGCATGCCCTGCATTATGTTGATTACACATTTAAATCATAGAGATCATGGCTGAAATCTCAACTAAGAGACGAAGCGTTGTCATGAGTCGCGCTGTGACCCGCGGCGACCTCGGGGCCCAAGCCTTCGTCAGAGATTGAATGTTTTAGCTTCGCGCGCCACCGTGAGTATAATCTGCATCACATTGCGCAGACGTTTATTGTCTCCGCATATCCATCAAGACCAGTCATGGTTTTCCAGTGTTACACAAAACAGTGCACCGAATTCAGACATGTATGTTAATTTCCCGCGCCATGTGATACAAGCCCttcaccttaaaaaaaaaacaaaaaaacaagctctCAATATTTCAGTGTTTAAACAGATTGTACCTTGTGTATATAAGTCAAATAAGTTAATGTAATCATGaacttttaatgcatttttagaaAGTTTTTTAAAGCACGGGAGCATAGTTAAGAACATGTTCTTACTCGATTGAAATGTGTCCGTGAACGAATTAACTCTTTTTAATCAGGAGACCGTTCACAAAAAAGGTACCACCAGATGGTGCAATTGTCATTTACAAAACCCAAATACAACCTCACAGATCAGGTACTgcaaaaacactgaaatgcaTATGATGACGGAATACAGTTAGGTTAACTCTTACTtcaaactgtaatgtaaaagtgaTCAAAATTAGACAGTGGGTTAGGTTCTATCTTTCAAATGTGTAACAGATTTATAACATTTTAAGACGTTCAAAGATGAGTGTCAgtatgagcaaaaaaaaaaaaaatcattagagGTTTATAGAACCTCTAATATCGAGTCAACCAGAGCATTCAGGCATTTAAAGCACTGCTCATGCCTTGCAACCTCTTCTATGAATGGTTGGCATACTGAGGCTCTGATACAGGATTAAGGAAGGATGCTTGGGtgaactacaactacaactactgatttgtcttgtttttgcATTAGGATATAATTATGATGCAATCAAGTTGCAAATTGTTTATCTTTCCACATCAGTAGACAAACCAACAAATGCTTGATTGTTATAATGCCATGGAGAGAATGATGGAACTATGATATAATACTTTTAATAATTTTAGTGTTTGATAGTTCCCTGACTCTTTACATCACTGTTTTATTTGTTGAATGGCCAAAAAGAAGAGACATTATAATAGTAATGAATATaaagtaatacattatttatacaaAGTAATGcatcatgaatacattttactcTTTGCTTCTTTGATGGACAGTAGAAGTTTTCTGGATCttattttctatatttctgtaatctgtattttcacatttcacaagaTGATTCATAAAAAGTTATCCAACATGATGCATTTAATATAAGTGTATTATCAATACTTTATAAATTGAAGTTATAATGTCAACTTTTTTCGTGTCCACTAGAGCAATTATTTCaataattgaaaacaaaaatcgTAGTAAGGATTTGGACCCTTGTAGTAGGCTACTGCGCATACATATAAATGTGCATTGAATGAAAGCATTTTCTGAACTGTGTGAGCCACGATCTAATTGAATATGCCAACCTGCTAGTTCcgaaatgcatattttaatgtAGAAAGCAGACACTTCGGTTCATGGCCCCACCCACATTTTTCTTGCCATAAAAATCGCGGGATATACATTTGgtttttcatttctgttcctATATCTACGTTTGAAGACAATTAAAACACAGCATTTGAATCCCAAGAGCAGCCCTCACGACCTATTTATGCAAAGCACAATACAGAAGAATGTATGTACAAAGGTCACGGTAACCCACGCACAAATGTCTCTGCAGCATTGACCAATGGCTGCACCCCACACAATAAATATGGCTCAAACACTTTTGACAGTCGCTCCGATTGGATAAGCAGCCGGTTGAGAACTGAAAACAGTACAACGGTACTCCCTTTGAAATCCACGGTTCACCTCAAGGAGCTGCTTTCACACAGGTTAGTAACGTTACGTTAACCGAGAATTCAACGTTGCATAGTcgcacaaaaaaatattattttgctgaGGTAATCGctagtatttatatttttttttcaatcgaAGGCACTAGCATTACTTCCCTAACTGTGATCCTTATAAAACGGAACTGATAGCTGTATTATATGTGGAAACCGcccattatatattttattttcttacatattttattgtgtATACATGTTTCAAGAACAAGAACTGCGCACCACGGAAGCACAGTAGTTTGCGATAGGTAGTTTATGGAGTTGGTGGACGTACGCAGTCTCGCTGGCAATGATGCATCATCATGTATATAATTTGTGCGCGCGCGTGTTTTTGCCTTTATTGTTTTCCAGGCTATCTTTATAGCACTATTGTCTCCTTGGTCAGCAGCATTGCGTACTGTTATGCATACAACCAGGGcgtttaaaaattaaatatccACGGCTTGTTAGCGGGTAACGTGCCGATGGGTTGAGTCGGGGGGTGCTAGACAAAGCCTGGAGAATTGATCC
Encoded here:
- the helt gene encoding hairy and enhancer of split-related protein helt isoform X1, with the protein product MASKHKERKRTPVSHKVIEKRRRDRINRCLNELGKTVPMALAKQNSGKLEKAEILEMTVQYLRALHSADFPRGREKGELLAEFANYFHYGYHECMKNLVHYLTTVERMETKDTKYARILAFLQSKSRVVTEPVFGSISGLPDPTDYLCQLHSASEYQSHSPTDSVFQQSPPAHYSWHSSARSPTIAYPQVPLSAQTQQHASYLSPVQGLDHHYINFIGHSHANAFSLHTAQHAAL
- the helt gene encoding hairy and enhancer of split-related protein helt isoform X2, producing MASKHKERKRTPVSHKVIEKRRRDRINRCLNELGKTVPMALAKQNSGKLEKAEILEMTVQYLRALHSADFPRGREKELLAEFANYFHYGYHECMKNLVHYLTTVERMETKDTKYARILAFLQSKSRVVTEPVFGSISGLPDPTDYLCQLHSASEYQSHSPTDSVFQQSPPAHYSWHSSARSPTIAYPQVPLSAQTQQHASYLSPVQGLDHHYINFIGHSHANAFSLHTAQHAAL